A portion of the Cervus elaphus chromosome X, mCerEla1.1, whole genome shotgun sequence genome contains these proteins:
- the LOC122690372 gene encoding PI-PLC X domain-containing protein 1-like — MSVLSSQLCDVPLHHLSILGPSPPPPPGKTLTEISAWLENQPLEVVILAYRNFEGMMEDLHEYLMGCIKNISGDMLCPRGVPTLCQLWSQEQQVILSSKDEASMSQHEELWRSIPYWWGNQVKPRDLIHYLEHMKGCSHPGRLFMAGINLTENLEFVLVHPAWSLEKLTQWGLPYLCAWVWGQ, encoded by the exons ATGTCAGTGCTGAGTTCTCAGCTCTGCGATGTGCCCCTGCACCACCTCTCCATCCTAG gcccctctcctccacccccgcCCGGAAAAACCCTCACAGAGATCTCGGCGTGGCTGGAGAACCAACCCCTGGAGGTGGTTATCCTGGCATACAGGAACTTCGAGGGCATGATGGAGGACCTGCATGAGTACCTGATGGGCTGCATCAAGAACATCTCTGGGGACATGCTGTGTCCCCgtggg GTGCCGACTCTGTGCCAGCTGTGGTCCCAGGAACAGCAGGTCATCCTGTCGTCCAAGGACGAGGCATCCATGAGTCAGCATGAAGAACTGTGGCGCAGTATCCCCTACTGGTGGGGGAACCAGGTGAAGCCCCGAGACCTCATCCACTACCTGGAGCACATGAAGGGCTGCAGCCACCCAG GCAGGCTGTTCATGGCCGGCATCAACCTCACGGAGAACCTGGAGTTTGTCCTCGTCCACCCGGCCTGGTCCCTGGAGAAGCTGACCCAGTGGGGGCTCCCCTACCTTTGCGCATGGGTGTGGGGCCAGTGA